From Brevibacillus marinus, a single genomic window includes:
- a CDS encoding YuiB family protein, with translation MNIIQFAISLILFAVLAFGIGFIINMILRTTWLPVVLALGVIIGTLVYQGIVPNIFDTIILLFGVLGSVLSGWTIRLLRQKGYRMF, from the coding sequence ATGAACATCATCCAATTTGCGATTTCGCTTATCTTGTTTGCGGTACTGGCGTTTGGCATCGGTTTTATCATAAACATGATCCTCAGGACCACCTGGCTGCCAGTCGTCCTGGCACTGGGCGTGATCATCGGCACCCTTGTCTACCAGGGAATCGTTCCCAACATTTTCGACACGATCATCCTGTTGTTCGGCGTTTTGGGCTCCGTCTTGAGCGGCTGGACGATCCGGCTGCTGCGGCAAAAAGGGTACCGCATGTTTTAA
- a CDS encoding MmcQ/YjbR family DNA-binding protein, giving the protein MNKQKLESYCLRLPGSVHDYQTEWEADRYQVGGKIFAMIGCDPAGKSIITLKCDPHRSEELRETYHGVIPGYYMNKSHWISIYFDSDIPEELVANLISHSYEMVFQKLPQKLQKQIKP; this is encoded by the coding sequence ATGAACAAACAAAAGCTTGAATCCTACTGTCTCCGTCTTCCTGGTTCCGTTCATGATTACCAAACAGAATGGGAAGCTGACCGCTATCAGGTGGGAGGCAAAATATTTGCGATGATCGGATGTGATCCCGCAGGAAAGTCGATCATCACTCTCAAATGTGATCCGCATCGTTCGGAAGAATTGCGAGAAACTTATCATGGGGTAATTCCCGGCTACTATATGAATAAATCTCACTGGATTTCCATATATTTTGACTCGGACATTCCGGAGGAACTAGTGGCAAATCTGATTTCCCATTCCTATGAAATGGTCTTTCAGAAATTACCCCAAAAATTACAAAAGCAAATTAAACCGTGA
- a CDS encoding 3D domain-containing protein — protein sequence MNGKVIISLVVALAVAVTGFASSGFTYAPVGRDTGKAIYGLQEKREGIKTVKKRLVSTSSFTQVIDKPHELEQNLQQYPKVRVVATGYYAGYESTGKTPSHPQYGITYSGVKVRRGTYSTIAADLRVFPLGTVLYIPGYGYGVVADKGGAVRGNKIDLYFETKQDVYSQWGKRTVDVYVLHRGTGKLTEQMFQALSEEGVAAMARLQNEQ from the coding sequence ATGAATGGAAAAGTGATCATCAGTTTGGTGGTTGCTTTGGCTGTGGCCGTGACGGGGTTTGCCAGCAGCGGATTCACGTACGCGCCAGTAGGGAGAGATACAGGAAAAGCGATTTATGGATTGCAGGAAAAGCGTGAAGGGATAAAAACGGTGAAAAAACGACTGGTGTCGACGAGTTCGTTTACACAGGTGATCGACAAACCGCATGAATTGGAACAAAACCTGCAGCAGTACCCCAAAGTGCGGGTGGTGGCGACCGGATATTACGCCGGTTACGAATCAACCGGGAAGACCCCGTCTCATCCCCAGTACGGGATCACCTATTCCGGGGTGAAGGTACGCAGAGGTACATACTCGACCATTGCTGCCGATCTGCGCGTCTTTCCGCTGGGAACCGTTCTCTACATCCCCGGCTACGGGTACGGCGTCGTGGCGGATAAAGGAGGAGCGGTGCGCGGGAACAAGATCGACTTGTACTTTGAGACGAAGCAGGATGTCTATTCACAGTGGGGAAAACGCACGGTTGATGTGTACGTGCTGCACCGGGGCACCGGCAAGCTGACGGAGCAGATGTTCCAGGCGCTTTCCGAAGAAGGTGTCGCGGCCATGGCCCGCCTGCAGAACGAGCAGTGA
- a CDS encoding IS110 family transposase codes for MDVVYSHVCGLDVHKKNVVACVITPQAKEIRTFSTMTEDLLSLLDWIKQHGCTHVAMESTGSYWKPIYNLLEMEGLQTLVVNAKHIKNVPGRKTDVKDAEWIAGLLRHGLLQGSFIPNREQRELRELIRYRRSLIEERAREVNRIQKVLEGANIKLSSVASDILGKSGRAMLEAMIAGETDAVVLSELAQKRLKNKKPELIKALNGLVGPHQRLMLQAQLRHIDDLDALIQQLDEEIKRRMLPFEEDLERLDSIPGVARRTAEHILAEIGTDMTQFPSAAHLCSWAGLAPGNHESAGRRKSGRTTKGNQKLRSTLVEAARSVARMKETYLSSQYHRIAARRGANRAAVAVAHRILTIVYHLLKRKQTYIELGPHFYEERKRQHVVKQAIRKLEALGLKVTVEEVIQPA; via the coding sequence ATGGACGTCGTCTATAGTCATGTCTGCGGTCTCGACGTACACAAGAAAAACGTCGTTGCCTGCGTCATCACGCCTCAAGCAAAGGAAATCCGGACGTTTTCCACCATGACCGAAGACTTGTTGTCGCTTCTGGATTGGATCAAGCAACATGGATGTACCCATGTTGCCATGGAGAGTACCGGTTCGTACTGGAAACCCATTTACAATCTGCTGGAGATGGAAGGTCTTCAAACGTTGGTCGTCAACGCCAAGCACATCAAGAATGTCCCCGGTCGCAAGACCGACGTGAAAGACGCGGAATGGATTGCTGGGTTGCTTCGCCACGGTTTGCTCCAAGGCAGCTTCATCCCCAACCGCGAGCAACGAGAATTGCGGGAGCTGATCCGATATCGCCGAAGCCTGATCGAAGAGCGGGCGCGAGAGGTGAACCGGATTCAAAAGGTTCTGGAAGGTGCCAATATCAAACTTTCCTCCGTTGCCAGCGATATTTTGGGCAAGTCGGGGCGCGCGATGCTGGAAGCCATGATCGCAGGCGAAACCGATGCGGTGGTCCTGTCGGAATTGGCCCAGAAACGGTTGAAAAACAAGAAACCGGAACTGATCAAGGCATTGAACGGTCTTGTGGGTCCTCACCAACGTCTGATGCTCCAAGCACAATTGCGCCATATTGACGATTTGGATGCACTCATCCAACAGCTCGATGAAGAAATCAAGAGGCGTATGCTCCCTTTTGAGGAAGACCTGGAGCGGCTGGACTCGATTCCCGGAGTGGCGAGACGTACCGCCGAACACATTTTGGCGGAAATCGGGACGGACATGACTCAGTTTCCCTCCGCCGCTCACCTGTGTTCTTGGGCGGGGCTGGCTCCAGGTAATCACGAGAGTGCCGGCAGGCGAAAGTCAGGACGTACGACAAAAGGAAACCAGAAACTGCGAAGCACCTTGGTAGAAGCCGCCCGATCCGTGGCACGAATGAAGGAAACGTATTTGTCCAGTCAATACCACCGCATCGCCGCCCGACGCGGAGCAAACCGAGCTGCAGTCGCCGTTGCACACAGGATCTTGACCATTGTGTACCATCTCCTAAAACGGAAACAAACGTACATCGAACTGGGACCCCATTTTTACGAGGAACGAAAGCGCCAACACGTCGTCAAGCAAGCCATCCGCAAACTGGAAGCATTAGGCCTTAAGGTCACGGTGGAAGAAGTGATTCAACCTGCTTAA
- a CDS encoding cobalamin-binding protein gives MRIVSLCPSNTEILYALGLGDHVVGLDDHSDWPPEWQHLPRVGPDLAIDMEKLEALQPDLVVASLSVPGMEKNVAQLERRGIPHLVLNPARIDEIAADIELVGRAVGWEARAVQLAEAFRRSVESFRQATAHVRHRPGLYWEWWPNPLYTPGRDNWLTDVSELAGARNVFADFATDNVKATPQMVRERDPEHICVVWCGIELKRIKREMITGRAEWQEISAIVNKRVHLLEEGLYCRPSPRILQGLRQLIPLLHPDLPVPAPEAAV, from the coding sequence ATGAGGATCGTCTCGCTTTGTCCAAGCAACACGGAGATCTTGTACGCTCTCGGCCTGGGCGACCACGTGGTGGGCCTGGACGATCATTCCGACTGGCCGCCGGAGTGGCAGCATTTGCCGCGCGTCGGACCGGATCTGGCGATTGACATGGAAAAGCTGGAAGCGCTCCAACCCGACCTGGTCGTCGCTTCCCTCAGTGTCCCGGGAATGGAAAAAAACGTCGCGCAATTGGAACGACGCGGCATTCCCCACCTCGTGCTCAATCCCGCGCGGATCGACGAGATTGCCGCAGACATCGAGCTGGTTGGCCGGGCGGTCGGCTGGGAAGCACGGGCGGTGCAGCTGGCGGAAGCGTTTCGCCGCAGCGTGGAGTCGTTCCGGCAGGCGACCGCACATGTCCGGCATCGCCCCGGACTGTATTGGGAGTGGTGGCCCAATCCGCTTTACACGCCGGGCAGAGACAACTGGCTGACAGATGTAAGCGAACTGGCGGGAGCGCGAAATGTGTTTGCCGACTTTGCCACCGACAACGTCAAGGCGACACCGCAGATGGTGCGGGAGCGCGATCCGGAGCACATCTGCGTGGTCTGGTGCGGCATCGAGCTGAAGCGGATCAAGCGGGAAATGATTACCGGACGCGCCGAATGGCAGGAAATCTCGGCCATCGTCAACAAGCGGGTCCATCTGCTGGAAGAAGGGCTGTACTGCCGCCCGTCGCCGCGAATCCTGCAGGGGCTGCGGCAGCTGATCCCGCTGCTCCATCCCGACTTGCCGGTTCCTGCCCCGGAGGCGGCGGTCTGA
- a CDS encoding CoA-binding protein, translating into MAFQNPSDDERRKILQEAKTIAVVGCSNKPERTSYMIAEALQQAGYRIIPVNPTIAGETVLGETVVGSLTEIAEPVDIVNVFRRSEQVMPVAEEAVKIKPKVLWMQLGVVNEEAARLAQEHGITVVMDRCIKVDHAILVPR; encoded by the coding sequence ATGGCCTTTCAAAATCCCAGTGATGACGAGCGCCGCAAAATCTTGCAAGAAGCGAAAACAATCGCCGTGGTCGGTTGTTCCAACAAACCGGAGCGCACCAGCTACATGATCGCGGAAGCGCTGCAGCAGGCCGGCTACCGCATCATCCCGGTCAATCCGACCATTGCCGGGGAGACGGTGCTGGGCGAAACGGTAGTCGGGTCGCTGACGGAGATCGCTGAGCCGGTCGACATCGTCAACGTCTTTCGCCGCAGTGAGCAGGTGATGCCGGTTGCGGAAGAAGCGGTAAAAATCAAGCCGAAGGTATTGTGGATGCAGCTTGGCGTCGTGAACGAGGAGGCAGCCCGGCTGGCCCAGGAGCACGGGATCACCGTGGTGATGGACCGCTGCATCAAAGTGGATCACGCGATTCTCGTGCCTCGCTGA
- a CDS encoding sulfite oxidase-like oxidoreductase gives MAFTRNANDTQNRVPPNQKVTTGFPVLHYGEVPIYDDLSKWDFRIFGLVEEEVTLTYEQLTSLPMVQVTNDIHCVTGWSKLDNLWEGVPVEEVVKLVRVKPEAKYVMLHAEHGWTANMPLADFLRPGNLFALKHNGEPLTPDHGYPLRFVVPHLYFWKSAKWVRGVEFLERDRPGFWERNGYHMYGDPWREQRFAWD, from the coding sequence ATGGCATTTACGCGAAACGCAAACGATACGCAAAATCGTGTTCCGCCCAATCAAAAAGTGACCACCGGCTTTCCCGTTCTCCACTATGGAGAGGTGCCCATCTACGACGATTTGAGCAAATGGGATTTCCGCATCTTTGGCCTGGTGGAAGAAGAGGTGACGCTGACCTATGAGCAGCTCACCTCGCTGCCGATGGTGCAGGTGACCAACGATATCCACTGCGTCACCGGTTGGAGCAAACTGGACAACCTCTGGGAAGGCGTGCCGGTAGAAGAAGTGGTCAAACTGGTCCGGGTCAAACCGGAGGCGAAGTACGTCATGCTGCACGCGGAGCATGGCTGGACCGCCAATATGCCGCTGGCCGACTTCCTGCGGCCGGGCAACCTCTTTGCCCTGAAGCACAACGGGGAACCGCTCACGCCCGATCACGGATACCCGCTGCGCTTCGTCGTCCCGCACCTCTACTTCTGGAAAAGCGCCAAGTGGGTGCGGGGAGTGGAGTTTCTCGAGCGGGACAGACCGGGCTTCTGGGAGCGAAACGGGTACCACATGTACGGCGATCCGTGGCGGGAACAAAGATTCGCTTGGGATTAA
- a CDS encoding helix-turn-helix domain-containing protein produces the protein MTREELKRVAVIDRLIQKTITTRQAADLLGLSTRQVYRLKNRMRKEGAEGLIHKNRGRKPKHALSDKQREAIMALYQSERYKGSNDHHFAELSRKSPPEKAQKSQAP, from the coding sequence TTGACGAGAGAAGAACTGAAACGCGTAGCCGTAATCGATCGACTGATTCAGAAAACCATCACTACTCGCCAAGCCGCCGACCTGCTTGGGTTGAGCACTCGGCAGGTATATCGGCTGAAAAACAGAATGCGCAAGGAAGGAGCAGAAGGATTGATTCATAAAAACCGAGGGAGAAAACCCAAACACGCCCTCTCGGACAAGCAACGTGAAGCCATTATGGCGTTATACCAAAGCGAACGGTACAAAGGCAGCAACGACCATCATTTTGCCGAACTATCCCGAAAATCTCCCCCGGAAAAGGCGCAAAAAAGCCAAGCCCCATGA
- a CDS encoding DUF309 domain-containing protein yields MAERYPEQYRQFFHKFHAGQYYECHDLLEEIWLEDRSDKFLQGLLQLAVGLYHYECGNVKGARWMFGNARKYLTRYLPVHGNLELAPVIAYIDDCLRRLPDAERIPYEEAKRHPLPRFRFVLLENEEDDRR; encoded by the coding sequence ATGGCTGAGCGTTATCCGGAACAGTACCGGCAGTTTTTTCACAAGTTTCACGCCGGTCAGTATTACGAGTGCCATGATCTGCTGGAGGAAATCTGGCTGGAAGACAGATCGGACAAATTTCTGCAGGGTTTGCTGCAGTTGGCCGTCGGATTGTACCATTACGAATGCGGCAACGTAAAAGGTGCCCGCTGGATGTTCGGCAACGCCCGCAAGTACCTGACCCGCTATCTGCCCGTACACGGGAATCTCGAACTGGCGCCGGTTATCGCGTACATCGACGACTGTTTGCGCCGCCTGCCGGATGCCGAACGGATCCCTTACGAAGAAGCGAAGCGGCATCCTCTGCCCCGTTTCAGGTTTGTGCTGCTGGAGAACGAAGAGGATGACAGGAGGTAA
- a CDS encoding leucyl aminopeptidase — translation MIRVEEKRAAITDIPCDDLVVGLFKGEEWTDELSQLDGKLEGALQQLLAEKELSADHKAVSVVHSLGRVQAKRLVFVGLGEKEQLDYVRLRDAWARAVKQIARKAENRQAACLLPAHGTLGAERCAQAVTEAFCLASYTYEGYRQKPKQKLPFSRVTLLAAADSLAAAEQGGRRGEALSRGTNLARDLVNMPGNYLSPEELKNQAVAVAERYGMEYEVLDREMLKQLKMGGVLAVAQGSDQPPYVVVIKYQGRKTWDRVIGLVGKGVTFDSGGISIKPVNGMHEMKSDMGGAAAVIGALEVIGRLKPRANVLAVIGCVENMLSGAAYRPGDVITTMSGRTVEIITTDAEGRLVLADCITYAKEKGAECLIDVATLTGGVVVALGHVCSGAMTNNQPLLDELLSCAEQAGERLWQLPTFAEYHELNKSNVADLKNSGGRYGHAIIGGVFLQTFAEETPWVHLDIAGTAYLNSAGDIHPVGGTGVMTRTLSHFVLGRSE, via the coding sequence ATGATCAGAGTGGAGGAAAAACGGGCAGCCATCACCGACATTCCCTGCGACGACCTGGTCGTCGGTTTGTTCAAGGGTGAGGAATGGACGGATGAGCTTTCCCAGTTGGACGGCAAGCTGGAAGGGGCGCTGCAGCAGCTGCTGGCGGAAAAAGAGCTGTCCGCCGATCACAAGGCCGTCTCTGTGGTGCACAGTTTGGGCAGGGTTCAGGCCAAACGATTGGTGTTTGTCGGCTTGGGTGAGAAAGAGCAGCTTGATTATGTCCGGCTGCGGGACGCGTGGGCCCGGGCGGTGAAACAAATCGCCCGCAAAGCGGAAAACAGACAGGCTGCCTGCCTTTTGCCCGCGCACGGCACCCTCGGCGCGGAGCGCTGCGCCCAGGCGGTCACGGAAGCGTTTTGCCTCGCTTCGTATACATATGAAGGATACCGGCAAAAGCCGAAGCAGAAGCTTCCCTTCTCCCGCGTCACGCTGCTGGCGGCAGCCGATTCGCTCGCCGCTGCGGAGCAGGGCGGGCGCAGGGGCGAAGCGCTGTCCCGCGGGACCAATCTGGCCCGCGACCTGGTGAATATGCCGGGCAACTACCTGTCGCCGGAGGAGTTGAAAAACCAGGCGGTGGCGGTAGCGGAGCGCTACGGGATGGAATACGAAGTGCTGGATCGGGAGATGCTGAAACAATTAAAGATGGGCGGCGTGCTCGCCGTGGCCCAGGGAAGCGACCAACCGCCTTACGTGGTGGTGATCAAGTATCAGGGGCGCAAGACGTGGGACCGGGTGATTGGCCTGGTCGGCAAGGGCGTCACCTTTGATTCGGGCGGCATCTCGATCAAACCCGTGAACGGCATGCACGAGATGAAGTCGGACATGGGAGGAGCAGCCGCGGTGATCGGCGCGCTGGAAGTGATCGGCCGCCTGAAGCCGCGGGCCAACGTGTTGGCTGTGATCGGCTGCGTGGAGAATATGCTCTCGGGAGCGGCCTACCGACCGGGTGACGTGATCACCACGATGAGCGGCCGGACCGTGGAGATCATTACCACGGACGCAGAAGGGCGGTTGGTGCTGGCCGACTGCATCACTTACGCCAAAGAAAAGGGAGCGGAATGCCTGATCGACGTCGCCACCCTGACCGGCGGTGTGGTGGTCGCGCTGGGCCATGTCTGCAGTGGGGCGATGACCAACAACCAGCCGCTGCTGGATGAACTGTTGTCCTGTGCCGAACAAGCAGGCGAGCGTTTGTGGCAGCTGCCGACCTTTGCCGAATATCACGAGCTGAACAAGTCAAATGTGGCGGACCTGAAGAATTCCGGCGGCCGCTACGGGCACGCGATTATCGGCGGCGTCTTTTTGCAGACTTTCGCGGAAGAGACGCCGTGGGTTCACCTGGACATCGCGGGGACCGCTTACCTCAATTCGGCTGGGGACATCCACCCGGTCGGCGGTACCGGCGTCATGACCCGGACGCTTTCCCATTTTGTGCTGGGGCGCAGCGAATAG
- a CDS encoding divergent PAP2 family protein, translating into MAVIFENYPLWAALTAIIFAQFVKIPLHFLASKTWQWSLLFSTGGMPSSHSSAVTALSTAVGIREGFASSAFAISAIIGMIVMFDAAGVRRHAGMQAEVLNRLVDEFNHLLERMKMLKDRPRQEKAKKLKELLGHQPIEVFMGGTLGIVIALLVQRFYV; encoded by the coding sequence ATGGCCGTTATTTTTGAGAATTACCCGCTTTGGGCGGCGCTGACGGCGATAATTTTCGCCCAGTTTGTGAAAATCCCGCTGCACTTTCTGGCAAGCAAAACGTGGCAGTGGTCGCTTCTGTTCAGCACGGGAGGCATGCCCAGTTCCCACTCCTCAGCGGTCACAGCGCTGTCCACAGCAGTCGGGATTCGCGAAGGATTCGCCAGCAGCGCGTTTGCGATTTCCGCTATTATCGGCATGATTGTGATGTTTGATGCGGCGGGCGTGCGGCGCCATGCCGGTATGCAAGCTGAGGTGCTGAACAGGCTGGTCGATGAGTTCAACCACCTGCTGGAGCGGATGAAAATGTTAAAGGACAGACCGCGTCAGGAGAAAGCAAAAAAGCTGAAAGAACTGCTCGGCCATCAGCCGATTGAGGTATTTATGGGCGGCACGCTTGGCATCGTCATCGCCCTGCTGGTTCAACGGTTCTACGTGTGA
- a CDS encoding glycosyltransferase family 2 protein, which produces MQPNLSELHPSIRPSSPKYIPVRAKFWISQAIALAWMGFSIVISLPWVYDLGQYVTHMVAVAIIAGISYIPGYLNAFMVASLLLDRQPRFKTVAPLEDITIVIACRNEEKGIGETLTRIAGQDHAGNIQVIVVDNASTDRTADVAREIGRQLGLDMLVVSERRPGKHNALNRALPLVTTRYVATLDADTLLHPSAIRYIVARMLSAPADVCAVAGAVLVRNSRKNFWTKIQEWDYFLGIASIKRLQGLYQGTLVAQGAFSLYETEAIRKIGGWPDAIGEDIVLTWRLLGTNRRVFFEPLAVAFTDVPETGKHFFRQRSRWARGMIEGLKAIKPWEHPIMFTRFLTGYNLIMPYLDIVYTFCWIPGLVAACFGYFWIVGPFTLLVLPLTILQNYILYRYQKSVFHVLGLKIRRNRSGFIAYVLCYQMLISPMSVWGYLQEWLKLRRVWK; this is translated from the coding sequence ATGCAACCCAATTTATCCGAACTACATCCTTCCATTCGCCCGTCTTCCCCCAAATACATCCCGGTCAGGGCCAAATTTTGGATCAGTCAAGCAATCGCCTTGGCCTGGATGGGATTTTCCATCGTCATCTCTTTGCCTTGGGTGTACGACCTGGGGCAATATGTGACACACATGGTGGCTGTGGCAATTATTGCCGGCATCTCCTACATTCCCGGCTATCTGAATGCTTTTATGGTGGCCAGCCTGCTCCTCGATCGCCAGCCACGATTTAAGACGGTCGCTCCGCTCGAAGACATCACCATTGTGATCGCCTGCCGAAACGAAGAAAAAGGTATCGGGGAGACGCTGACCCGGATTGCCGGGCAAGACCACGCAGGAAACATCCAGGTAATTGTGGTCGATAACGCCTCTACCGACCGCACGGCGGACGTTGCCCGAGAAATCGGCCGCCAGCTCGGATTAGACATGCTGGTCGTAAGCGAGCGCCGTCCCGGCAAGCACAATGCGCTGAATCGCGCGCTCCCTTTGGTGACAACCCGCTACGTCGCCACGCTTGACGCCGATACACTGCTGCATCCCTCCGCGATCCGCTATATTGTCGCCCGGATGTTGTCTGCGCCGGCGGATGTATGTGCGGTGGCTGGTGCGGTGCTCGTCCGAAACAGCCGGAAAAACTTCTGGACGAAGATCCAGGAGTGGGATTACTTTTTGGGAATTGCAAGCATCAAGCGGCTGCAGGGCCTGTACCAAGGAACGCTGGTGGCGCAAGGTGCGTTCTCGCTCTACGAGACGGAGGCTATTCGCAAAATTGGCGGGTGGCCGGATGCGATCGGAGAAGATATTGTCTTGACTTGGCGTTTGCTCGGGACAAACCGAAGGGTCTTTTTTGAACCGCTGGCAGTGGCCTTTACCGACGTGCCGGAAACAGGCAAACATTTTTTCCGGCAGCGCAGCCGTTGGGCCAGGGGCATGATTGAGGGATTGAAAGCGATCAAGCCCTGGGAACACCCGATCATGTTCACCCGTTTTTTAACGGGGTACAACCTGATCATGCCGTATCTGGACATCGTGTACACGTTCTGCTGGATTCCGGGTCTCGTCGCGGCTTGTTTCGGGTACTTCTGGATCGTTGGACCATTTACGCTCCTGGTCCTTCCGCTGACGATATTACAAAATTACATCCTGTACCGCTATCAAAAATCCGTCTTTCACGTGTTGGGTCTGAAAATCAGGCGGAATCGGTCGGGGTTTATCGCGTACGTCCTTTGCTATCAGATGCTCATCAGCCCGATGTCAGTATGGGGATACCTTCAAGAGTGGCTCAAGCTGCGGCGCGTCTGGAAATAG
- a CDS encoding NUDIX domain-containing protein: MAKANVWLAAAGVVLKGGEVLAVQKAYGGLKGRWSLPAGFVQPGETVDQAAVREVYEETGVTATVKQIAAVRTGVIKEEISDNMIVFVMEYVQGEPRPRAGEIVEARFFPIGELLAHPLATDYMRIFLPKALQQSESLSGRDYTPDPVFGYTSYRIFS; encoded by the coding sequence TTGGCAAAAGCAAATGTTTGGCTCGCCGCAGCCGGGGTCGTACTCAAGGGCGGCGAGGTACTGGCCGTGCAAAAAGCGTATGGCGGTCTGAAGGGCAGATGGTCGCTGCCGGCGGGATTTGTCCAGCCGGGCGAGACTGTCGACCAGGCGGCCGTGCGGGAAGTGTATGAAGAGACGGGAGTTACCGCAACCGTGAAACAAATTGCAGCCGTTCGCACGGGCGTGATCAAAGAGGAGATCAGCGACAACATGATCGTCTTTGTGATGGAGTACGTGCAGGGGGAGCCGCGCCCGCGCGCGGGGGAGATTGTCGAGGCCCGCTTTTTCCCGATTGGCGAACTGCTCGCGCATCCGCTCGCAACCGATTACATGCGAATTTTCCTGCCCAAAGCGCTCCAGCAAAGCGAATCGCTGAGCGGGAGGGACTACACGCCTGATCCCGTGTTTGGCTACACGAGCTATCGCATCTTTTCCTAA
- a CDS encoding 2-oxoacid:acceptor oxidoreductase family protein yields the protein MVTLPKKNELGFFEIRLESIGGLGANLAGKMLAEAGVMGVGLNGVSFSSYGSEKKGSPVKAHIRFCDADTQIRATSPVERPHVVGIFHEALAKTVNVVSGIYEDSLVLVNSTKSPAELKEKLNMVGGTIAVVDAIGIALEEKNRVNMVMLGALFRLCDFLDPEAMRDVIRKALEKKYPHAVQPALNAFERGYKEVVFQSFEVPPGQQMPPVVRMDTPILGYATQPMGGTITNPGNSILKDLSISRAGLMPHFNAEKCIHCAACDNVCPDFCFVWEELPDKKGRPQMFLQGIDYQYCKGCLKCVQACPTEALSSAREEDGYAELHRVPHRFDLAVH from the coding sequence ATGGTCACACTGCCCAAAAAGAACGAACTCGGCTTTTTTGAAATCAGGCTGGAATCGATTGGCGGGCTGGGAGCCAATCTGGCGGGCAAGATGCTGGCCGAGGCGGGTGTGATGGGTGTCGGGCTGAATGGTGTCAGTTTTTCCTCCTACGGGTCGGAAAAAAAGGGTTCACCGGTCAAGGCCCACATCCGCTTCTGTGATGCCGACACGCAAATTCGCGCGACCTCCCCGGTGGAACGGCCGCACGTCGTCGGGATCTTCCACGAGGCCCTGGCCAAGACGGTAAACGTCGTCAGCGGGATTTACGAAGACAGCCTGGTGTTGGTCAATTCCACCAAATCGCCGGCCGAGCTGAAAGAGAAGCTGAACATGGTGGGCGGCACCATCGCGGTCGTCGATGCGATCGGGATCGCGCTGGAAGAGAAAAACCGGGTCAACATGGTCATGCTGGGGGCGCTGTTCCGCTTGTGCGACTTTCTCGATCCGGAGGCGATGCGCGACGTCATTCGCAAAGCGCTGGAAAAGAAGTATCCACATGCGGTGCAGCCTGCGCTAAACGCATTTGAAAGGGGTTACAAAGAGGTTGTCTTCCAGTCCTTTGAAGTTCCGCCCGGACAGCAGATGCCTCCCGTCGTCCGCATGGATACGCCGATTCTGGGCTATGCGACCCAGCCGATGGGCGGGACGATTACCAATCCCGGCAACAGCATTCTCAAGGATCTGAGCATTTCCCGCGCGGGCCTCATGCCGCACTTTAACGCCGAGAAGTGCATTCATTGCGCCGCCTGCGACAATGTTTGCCCCGATTTTTGCTTCGTCTGGGAGGAGCTGCCGGACAAGAAAGGGCGCCCGCAAATGTTCCTGCAAGGGATTGACTACCAGTACTGCAAGGGCTGTCTGAAGTGCGTGCAAGCCTGTCCGACCGAAGCCTTGTCCAGTGCCCGGGAAGAAGACGGTTACGCCGAACTGCACAGGGTTCCCCATCGTTTTGATTTGGCTGTTCACTAA